AGGCGCCCCCAACGACCCCGGTTCGGGAGCGCCGGTCTGCAAAACGGCGGCGGACTGCCCGGCCGGCTACACCTGCACCCAGTCCGCCTGCGTTCCGCCGGAGGACGAGAAGGACGCCTCGGACGCGCCCCCTCCGCTGGCCAGCAAGAGCTTCGTCTACGTCCTCTCGCCGAGCGCCAACAGCCTCACGCGCATCGATCCGCGCACGCTCTCGCTGGAGGCCATCCCGGTGGGCGCCTCGCCGGTGGACGTGGCCGTGGTGCCCGGCGAGGACTCGGCGGTGACGCTGTCCTCCCTGGAGGCCTCGTTGTCCCTGGTGGATTCCGCCACGCAGCCCTCGCACGTGCTGCGTGTCTCGCTCGGCCGCCGCTACGGGCGCGTGGCCGTCTCTCCGGATGGGGCGTACGCGCTGGCCTGGCCGGATCCGTCCTCTCCACCCGGCTCCGGTGCCGAGGGCGTGGTGTCCCTGGTGGATCTGCGCGCGGTGCGGCGCGGTGAGCCCGCGGAGCGCACGGTGCTCGAGCGCTCCGCCGGGTTCCGCGTGACGGATGTTCTCTTCCGTCAGGAGGAGGGCGTGGCCACGCACGCCTACATCTTCGCCAAGAGCACGGTGACGGTGCTCGATCTGTCCGCCCCGCGCCAGCAGCCGCTGCCGGTGCGCATCGCGCTGCCGGCGGCCATGGCGGCGGACATCAACTCGCGCGAGGTGGTGGCCACGCCCGATGGGCAGCGCGTCCTGCTGCGCGCCACCAGCGCGGCGATGCTGGCGTCCTTCGACGGAACGGCCTTCCGCACCGTGACGCTCCCCGAGGTGGCCACGGACGTGGATCTGCTCCCGGATGGCTCGGGCGCCGTGGCGGCGCTGCGCACCGCGGGCCAGCTCGCCTTCATCGAGCTGCCGGGCGATCTCGAGGACCCCTCGGGCATCCAGCTCATCGACGTGCCGGGGTCCTCGGTGGGCCAGGTGGTGCTGCCGCCAGAGGGCGGGGGGCACTTCGCGCTCGTCTACACCACCGTCCTCAATGACGAGTCGCTCACCCGGGTGGAGCTCCCCTCGGGCACCGTCACCCGCTACCCGCTGGAGAAGCGCGTGGACCGGGTGGCCCTCTCGGCGGACGGCCACACGGCGGTCATCGTCCACAAGCCCGAGCCCGCCTCCACCGCGACCGACCCGTACGAGCGCGCCGTGGACGCGGACCGGGGGTACTCGGTGCTCGACCTTCCCTCGGGCTACCTGCAACTGCGTCGCACCGGGGCGCTGGAGCCGGCGCAGCTGGCCTTCTCCTCCGGCGGGGGCTTCGTCGGGGTGACGCTGCGGAGTGACACGGAGCGCCGCTACGCCGTGGACGCGGTGGACCTCTCGACGCTCGTGTCCCACTCCGTCTCGCTGGCCTCGCCTCCGGCCTATGCCGGTGGGTTCGCCGGGGCCACCGAGGAGACCCGCCACCGCGTCTTCGTGTCCCAGCTCCATCCGGCCGGCCGCATCAGCTTCGTCAACCTGGACGACAGCCAGATCCGGACCGTCACCGGCTTCACCCTCAACTCGCGGATCGAGTGAACCCATGAGAATCGTTCGACGACTGCTGCCCGCGGTGCTGCTGCTCGCGGGGGCGTGTGGTGGCCGCGGAGACCTCTATACCCAGAAGCTCGCGCCCCTGCCGCTGCTCACCACGGGGGATGCGCTCGTGTCGGTGGTGCCGCAGACGCAGCGGGTGGTGCGGGTGCGCCAGGGCGAGAAGCCCCAGGGCATCCCCATCGCCCAGGGTGCGCGCAGGGCGGTGAGGCTCCAGGAGGACCTGGTGGCCGTGCTGACCGGAGATCTGCGCCATCCGCTGTTGCAGCTCGTGTCGGTGGACAGCGGGGACGTGCGGACGCTGGAGCTGCCGGGCGCGTACGACACCCTCGCCTTCAGCGCCGACAACCGCTTCGGCGTCCTCTCCTACAGCACCGCGAGCCTGGGTCCGGACGTGGTGGCGCGCAACCTCAACGAGGTGGCGGTGGTGGACGTCGAAGCCCGGGAGGTGACGCGCCTGGCGCTGGGGACGGAGAGCCTCGCGCCGCGCTCGGTCGTCTTCGCCCCGCCGAAGGAGGACCGGCAGTACGTGGCCATCACCCTGGATCGGGGCGTGGTGGTCCTCGACGCGAAGGCCCCCCGGCGTGCACCGAGGCGCATCCCCACGCGCCTGTCGGAGACGCAGCCCGAGGTGGCCGTGCAGGAGGCGCTCTTCTCCCCGAATGGAGACGTGCTCTTCCTGCGGCTCTCCGGCATGGACGATGTCTTCGCGGTGGAGCTGGGCAGGGAAGGGGACGAGCTGACGGCGTCCGTGAACTTCCTCGCCGGGGGCACGGGGCTCAGCGACATCGAGCTTCCGCCGGCCTCGGCGCCGGCCGCGGAGCGCTCGGTGCTGGCCGTCTACGCGGGCAGCCAGGAGGCCATGGTGCTCGACGCGCGGGGACTGCAGGACGTGCCCCGGCTCCCGCTGGGGGCGCCCCTGACGAGCACCCATGTGCTCGCGGATGGACGCGCGCTCTTCTACGACGCGAAGCTGCGCACGGTGGTGGCCTGGGACGTGGCCACCGGGAAGAGCGGCACGGTGCTGCTGAGCGCCGGCTTCGACGCGGTCCGTTTCAGCGACGCGCTCGGCACGGCCGTGTTCCGTCACCCCAGCGTGGGCAGCGGCGGCGCGGCGCTCTCCGTGGTGACGGTGCGCGAGGAGGACACCCGCCTGCGCGTGCGCATCAACCCCATCCCCGTGTCGCGCACGGTGGGCGTCGACGTCATGGACACGGCCAGGGGCCGGCTCTACTTCGTGCCCCAGGGCCAGTTCATCCTGGCCCGCCTGGACGTGGAGACGCTCGCCATCGACCAGGTCACCCTGGATGCCCCCATCAGCGCGCTGCACTACCTGCCGGCGCGGGACATGCTGGCCGCACAGCACGCGGAGCCCGCGCTGGGCGATGTCACCCTGATTCCCGCGGACCGGCTCGAGCGCGGTGCCGCGGAGCGTGTGCGGTACTTCACCCTCGCGGATGAGCTCGACCGCGCCCCGGAGGGCCCCTGACCATGAGACACCTTCCCGTCACCTGCGCCGTCCTCCTGCTGGCCGCCGTCCTCTCTTCCTCGGAGGCCTCGGCCCGGCCACCGGTGAGCCTCCGTCTGGGCTACGCCGGCCAGGTCAGCACCGCGCGCGCGTATGATCTCGTGGACGAGAACGATCACCTGCCCCTGTTCCGCGTGGGGGCCGCCTACGCGCTGCCCCTGACGGGCGGCCGGCTGGAAGTGGAGGGCGGTTTCCTCGCCGGAGGCACCTTCGCCTCCCTCCACCAGGTCGCCGAGGCGAGGCTGGGGCTGGTGGGCGTGGAGCTCGGGGCCGCGTACCGCGTGTCCCTGGGCTCCTTCGTCGAGCCCTACGCCCAGGCGCTGATCGGCTACGACTGGCTGGACCTGAGGATCGGCCAGCTGCGCCAGGACGTCGGGCAGGTCTCCGCCACGGGCCTGCTCGGTGTCTCGTTCGTCGTCCCCCTCCATCCGGGCCGCGCTGGCGGCCCCAGCCCGGCCTTCCTCTTCGACGTGGGGGCGGGGTACGGCTTCCGGCCCGGGGCCCGCTTCGACGCGCTCGCGCCGGAGCCCCCGGGCAAAGGCCAGACGGAGCCCATCCCCTCGACTGCCCTCCAGGCGGGCTCGCTCCCTTTGTCCGGGGTGGCGTACCGCATCCAGGTCGGCCTGCGGCTGTGATGACACGGGGTGTGGGAGCGATGCTCACCCCCCGTCCCGGATTCTGGGGGAGTTAATGAGTGTGCTAAACAACGCACATCTCTAGACTCCCCCCATGCTGGAATCCCTCTCTGTACCCAAGCGACGCGTGGCGGCCCAGTTGATCCTGCCGGGTGGCGCCTCGCGCAACGTGGCCGTGTTCCTCTCCGAGGCCGCTCCCGGATACACCGGGGGTGAGCGGCTCTCGGATCTCCTCAACGCCAGTGGCCCCCAGTTCATCCCCGCGCTTGACGCGGAGACGAACGTGATGACGTTCGTGCACTGCGAGAACCTCGCCCTGGCACGCGTGGACGCCGAGCACGAGCCCAACATCATCGACCAGTTCACCATCCCCACCGAGCACGAGGTGGAGGTGACGATGGTGGATGGGCAGAAGCTGCGCGGGCTCATCACCTACGTGCTGCCCGACGCGCACTCGCGCCTCACGGACTACCTCAACAACGCGCCCGCGTTCTTCCCCGTGTTGGAGGGGGAGCGCGTCGCACTCGTCAACAAGCGCCACGTCGCGTACGTGGAAACCCTTCGTCGCTGAGAAGCCATGGCCCGGTTCGACGCCTTCATCGAGAAGCTCTACAAGGAATCTGGTGTCGCCGTGATGCTGGAGACCGGCAGCGGCATCACCCTGCGGACCGCCTCGGGCAACGTGCCCATGGTCAAGGCGGGGTTGAGCTCGCAGCAGATCATCGGCGCGCTGTCGGAGATCGTCCCCGCGGATCTGCGGTCCAACTTCCCCACCGAGGGGGTCTCCTCCTTCCCGTACAACGCCCCCGCTGGCTCCGTGCAGGTGAAGGTGCAGAACGTCGCGGGACACCTGAAGGTGGCGCTGGTCCCCTACAAGCCGCCCGCCAACACCATGGCCCCCGTCCCGCTGCCGCCGCCCACCCTGGCCCCGGCCGCCGGATTGGATCTGCCGCCCGCGTCCGAGGAGGACAAGCTCGAGCTGGCCTCTCCGGCCGACATGATGGATCTGGCGGCCCGTGGCACCGGTGGAGCCTTCACGGCCGCTCCCGCCGCCGCCCCGGCGCGCACGCCTTCCCCCGCGGCTCCGGCGGCCCAGGCCCGCGCGGTGCCCGCCGCCGCTCCCTCGGCCGTCGAGGCCAAATCGAGCATCCAGGTGCTGCCGCCCCAGGACGGGCCGGACCCGGACGCCGCCAAGGCCATGGCCGCGCTGCTGGATCGCATGCTCGACAAGAAGGCCTCGGACCTCCACCTGTCGAGCACCGTGGTGCCCATGCTGCGCATCGACGGTGACATGGTGCCCCAGGAGGACTACCGCCCCCTAGCTCCCGAGCGCCTCAAGGCCATGCTCTGGACCATGGCTCCGGAGAAGAACAAGAAGCAGTGGGAGGAGACCAAGGACACCGACTTCGCCCACGAGACCGAGCGCGCCCGCTTCCGCGTCAACGTCTTCGAGGATCGCAAGGGCATCGGCTCGGTCATGCGGCAGATTCCCAACAAGATCATGACCGCCGAGGACATGGGGCTGTCCAAGCACATCCTCGACCTGTGCTTCCTCAGCAAGGGCCTGGTGCTCGTCACCGGCCCCACCGGCTCGGGCAAGTCCACGACGCTGGCCGCGATGATCGACTACATCAATCGCAATCGCGAGGACCACATCATCACGATCGAGGACCCGATCGAGTTCGTCCACCCGAACAAGAAGTGTCTGGTCAACCAGCGCGAGGTCCACGTCCATACGCACGGCTTCAAGAACGCCCTGCGCGCCGCCCTCCGTGAAGACCCCGACATCGTGCTCGTCGGCGAAATGCGAGACCTCGAGACGATCGCCATCGCCATCGAAACGGCCGAAACGGGCCACCTCGTCTTCGGCACGCTCCACACCAACACCGCTCCCTCGACCGTCGACCGCATCATCGACCAGTTCCCCGCCGACCGGCAGGAGCAGATCCGCATGATGCTCTCCGAGTCCCTCAAGGGCGTCATCTCGCAGATGCTCGTCAAGAAGATCGGCGGCGGCCGCGTGCCCGCTCAGGAAGTCCTCCTGTGCACCAGCTCCGTCGCCAACCTCATCCGCGAGGGCAAGACGTTCCAGATTCCCTCCATCATGCAGACCTCTCGCGGCATCGGCATGCAGACGCTCAACGACGCCCTGCTCGACCTCGTGAAGAAGAAGCTCTGCGAGCCCAACGACGCCTACATCAAGGCCATCGCCAAGGCCGAGTTCAAGCAGATGCTCGAGCGCTCGGGCTTCAAGGTTGATCTCCCCACCTCCTGAGCCTCGGAGGTGGAGCGCCGCCATCCTCGTGGCGGCGCTCACTGTCGGCGCGTTCCTCGTCCGGCTCTCGCGCCTCCTGGAGAGCCCCGAGCCTCCTGGCACCGACGGTTATTATTACGTCGTCCAGATGCAGCACTGGCTCGCCGAGGGGCGCTTCCATGTGCGCGACGCGAGTTGGGTGTTGCGCGCGCTTGGATTGGGGGCCGCCTTGTTCGGTGGGCCCGTGGTCGGTATGAAGGTTGGCAGTGCGCTTCTGGCCGCGCTGTGTGTACCGGCTGCCTGGTTCGCGGGTGGGGAGATTGGGGGCCGACATACCCTCACCCCAGCCCTCTCCCAGAGGGAGAGGGGGCATACGCGGGCTCTCGGATTTGCCTCCTGGGCCGCTGTTTCTCCGACGCTCACTCACCTCGCCGGGGACTTTCCCAAGACCCTTGGCATCGTTGCTCCTCTGTTCTTCGTGCTCGGCTGGGCCGTCTCGGGTCGACGCTCGTGGGGAATGCTCCTGGGTGGAGTCGGAGCGGTGCTGCTCGCGGCTACCGCCCACCGGCTCGGGGCCTCGTTGCTCGGTTTGGGTGCGCTGGGCGCCGTGCTGGGGCTTGGGCTTCGCGGACGCACGGACTCGCCCGAGCGCAAGTGGCCCCTCGTCCTCGTCGGCGTGGTGGGCCTGGTCTCCTTCGCGCTCCTCACCTCCATCCTCCCCAATCTGCTCCACCCGAAGGACCTGGAGCGTCTCTCCGCCCAGCTCGACCTGTCCCCCGGCTGGCCTCCTCCCTTCCCGTACTTCGCGCTCCGCCGGACCCACTGGCTTCAACAGGTGGAGCTGGGCTCCGCGTGGCTTGGACTCGTCTGTGGGGCCGTGCTCCTGTGGCGGCGCCGGGAATTGCGTCCGCTCGTCATGGGGCTCGTGCTCCCGCTCGCCGTGTGTCTGTTTCCCCTCTGGCGCGGGGATGTGCTCGACATGGGCTACCGCACCTCGCTCCTCGCGCCGCTGCTCGCCGTGCCCCTCGTGCTGCTCGCCATTCCCGCGGTGCGTCAGGGTCTCCGCCCGCGCCCCTGGGTTCCCGCCCTCGTGGCTCTGGCCCTGGTTCCCCTGGCGCGGTTCGGCTTCGACCCCCACGCCACTCCGCCCTATGGCCGCTATCGGGCGCTCATCGCCCGCATTCCCCAGCCCCTGCCCGAGCTGCTCATCGCCCACCAGGGCGTGAACTTCCTCTACGACCACGTCACCGGCCACGAGGCCATGGCCTGGGCTCCCGAGCCCGGGTTGGATCGCACCCGCGTCGGACGGCTCGTGTGGGGCGTGCTCGATGGGGAGTGGATGGCCTACGCGCCCATCCGGGAGGAACTGCCACTCCCAGTGCGGCTCGATCATGACTACGTCTATGTGCGCGAGGACTTCTTCGAGGCCTTCCTGGCCCGCGTCCGGGAGGAGGGGGACGAGGAATTGCTGGACCGGCTCGCCGACTGGCACAACCCTTCCGCCGTGCGCCCCGCCTCCCTCCTGCGCAACCGGGACTGAGGCGTATTAGCCTGGAGTGCCATGAAGGACCCCGAGGAGAAGATCGCCGCCGTCATCGAGCTGTCCGATCGTCGGCCGACCCCGAAGGAGGTTCCCGTCTTCGTGCCGGGCGAGCCATCGGCCGCGGAGGCCTCCTCCAAGAACGAGTTCTGGACCGCGATGGAGCCCCTGCTCGACGGGCTCCAGGGAGTGCAGGGGCAGATCCTCACCCGGCTCATCCAGCTGGCACTGCCGGAGATGAAGCGCTTCCAACGCTCTCCCATCCGCGAGGTGGTCCGCACGTCGGACGGGCTGCCCGAGGAGATGCTGAAGGAGTTGGAGGCGCGGCTCGGCACGCACCCGGCGCGAGTCCGCAGGACGAAGTGGCTGGATGCGAGCGGGTACATCATCGGCAGGGACTACGCCGTCCGGGGCGCGGAGAACGCACGGCCGGGCGAGTCCGGGATGATCCAGGGGCGCTGCCTGGTCCTGCTCGAGGATGGCCGGCTGGGGCTCATCGAGGTGGTGGGGACCTGGGTGTGGAGGATGGGGCTCCACCACTACGACAGCCTCACCACCGTGGGAGACGCGGAGCTCATCGACCCCGTGCGCGCGGTGAGGGAATTTCCCCTGGCGGGCCTCATCACGAGCTTGCGGAGCATCCTGTTCTACGACGACGCCACGCCCCTGGGCCCGCCCGGTCCGGAGCTCCTGGCGCGACGGGAGCGCTTCATGGCCACGGTGAAGGATCTCTCCAAGGCGACGGCCGCCTACGTCGAGCGGATCCGCCGGGCGGGGATCGGCCCCGCCTGAGCGGGACCGACCCGGGCGGACTCAGTCCAGCGAGGCCTGATCCGCGAAGAAGACCACGCGTCCGCCGGTCGCCGGGTTGGTGGTGCCGTTGTAGCCCTCGGTGACCGTCCACAGGTTGGTACCGCTGCCGGTGGCGTGCATGCCCTCGGGCATCCGCGCCCACTGGCCGCTGCCCGACAGGTACGCGGTGCGCGAGGCACTGGTGGACACCTTGAAGAGGGCCCCGGAGTAGCGCGTGGAGCTCAGCCAGTACGACGTGGTCGAGGTCGTGGTCATGATGGGGGCCACGCCCTGCACGTTGGGCTCGTTCATGATGTAGGCGCGCTCGGGCTTCACCACGCCGCTCACCGTCTTCAGGCGGTACGTGGTGGAGTCCACCGGCCAGCGGTAGAGCCGCCCGCCGAGCCCCGGCGTGGAGCCGTCATAGGGGCAGGGCGTGTCGCCGTTGTTGCAGTACTCGCCGGAGAGCACCACGTCGGTGGTGCCGCGCGTGTCCTTGCCGAGGAAGGAGAACTTGGTGCGGCAGGGGCTGGTGATGGTCGAGGGCTGGACGTAGGCGCTCACCTGCGGCAGCACGTACTTGTAGCCATAGGCGCACCACACCGAGCCGACCTTGCCGATCGCGGTGTCACAGGTGGTGCTGGTGTCCACCTCGCGGATCTGCGTGAGGTCGAACACGCGCATGCCATCGGAGGTGTCGGCCATGTAGAGGTAGTTGCCGAACCAGGTGAGGCCGCCGCCGTGCTCGGGCACCACGGTGAAGTTGCCGGAGCTGGTGGGCCGGACCAGGAGGATGTGCCGGTAGTTCACCGCGCTCAGGGACATGTCCGAGATATCCGCCACCGAGATGCGCACGCCCTTCTCTGGAGCGGTGGTGGGGGCGTAGTGCCAGGAGACGATGGCGACGTTGGTGCTACCGGACACGCCCGCGGTCAGCGCCTGGGGAATCCAGTCCGTGGTGCTCATGTCGCCGTCGTTCCAGCGGAAGCCGCCCTTGTAGCCCACGGCCGGCGGGTGGGTGGTGGAGGTGAGCATGGGGCCCGCGCGGTTCAGGTCCTGCACGATGCTCGACAGCCCGAGCGCCGGGCCCACGGGCGTCATGTACGAGGCGTACGTGCTCCACGTGTTCTGGTCCTGCAACTGGAGGCAGCTCGCGTCGTGCGTCGTCAGCGGCGCGCCTTCCGTCAGCGCCTGTGTCCCGGTGACGGGGGACTCGTCCGCCAGGAGTGGCTCCTGCTCGGGGCCACACCCCGATAGCCCGACTCCGGCGAGACACGTCGCGATGAAGAGATTCCGGTACTCCGGGTGAGACCTGAACATTCCTGCCTCCTGAAAATGTGGGAGAGGCAGGAATTACCTGACACATAATCGTGACACAAGCGGCGTCGCGCTACTCGGCGGAGAAGAGGTCCGTCACCGCCGTGCCGCGCACGACGAAGGCGTCCGCCTTCACCAGGTCGTCGTAGGTGTTTCCCTGCTCACCCACGCACCGCACCTTGTCGGCCTGGGTGCCCTTGCTCCACTGGGCCACGAGCTTCTCGAACTCCTGCCTGCCCAGATCCGCCACCCGAGCCACCTCCAGCTTGCCGCCGGCGATGCGCACGGTGTCCTTCGTCGTGCTGTCCGCGTAGGGGTCCCAGTTCGTCTCGCTTCGGTGCCGCCGGCCGAACAGCTCCACCGAGGCCCACGGGCCGCTCGCGTTCTTCACCACCCAGGCCCCATCGAGCACCTCGGACACGCTCGTCTCCTCGGCCGCGTTGTTGTCGTAGTAGACGAAGGTGTTGTTGGTGCGCAGCTTGAACCGCCGGGGATCGTTGATGTCGTTGTTGGTGATGCAGCGTCCGCTCCAGCGGTGGTTGATCACCTTTTCCAACGGTGAGCCCGTCAGTCCGGCCTCCAGCGTGCGTTGGCGCTCGGCCGCGTCCGCTGTACGCACCCCCAGGGGCCCCTGGGCGTCCACCAGCCGCAGCTCGCTGAGCACCATGTCCGGGTAGCGCTTGCCGGGGTACACCTCCTCCACCGCCAGCTTCCACACGCGGCCCTTCATCGGTGCCGGCAACTTCAGCGTCTGCACGCCGTTCGCATCCTTCACGGCCAGCGACACCGGCGCGCCCCCATCCACCGAGAGCGCCACCGTCTTCGCCCGCGCGTTCTTCTGGAAGTGGTCCGCCGAGCGCTGGTAGCCGTTCCAGAGCTCCAGGGCCACCACCTCCACCGGCGCCTCCAGCGTGAGCGTGAAGGACTCGCCCGTGCCGGGGCCCTTGGAGCCCTCTGCCCAGCCGAAGTCCAGGCGCCCGTCGAAGAGGAAGCCCGGGTGGTACGCGTCCGCGGGGCTCAGCACCGACGAGGCCTCAAGGCGACCCGCCACCGTGCGCGGCGCGTTCACCGCCAGCGGCTTGCCTCCCTGGAGCAGC
This is a stretch of genomic DNA from Archangium violaceum. It encodes these proteins:
- a CDS encoding type IV pilus twitching motility protein PilT yields the protein MARFDAFIEKLYKESGVAVMLETGSGITLRTASGNVPMVKAGLSSQQIIGALSEIVPADLRSNFPTEGVSSFPYNAPAGSVQVKVQNVAGHLKVALVPYKPPANTMAPVPLPPPTLAPAAGLDLPPASEEDKLELASPADMMDLAARGTGGAFTAAPAAAPARTPSPAAPAAQARAVPAAAPSAVEAKSSIQVLPPQDGPDPDAAKAMAALLDRMLDKKASDLHLSSTVVPMLRIDGDMVPQEDYRPLAPERLKAMLWTMAPEKNKKQWEETKDTDFAHETERARFRVNVFEDRKGIGSVMRQIPNKIMTAEDMGLSKHILDLCFLSKGLVLVTGPTGSGKSTTLAAMIDYINRNREDHIITIEDPIEFVHPNKKCLVNQREVHVHTHGFKNALRAALREDPDIVLVGEMRDLETIAIAIETAETGHLVFGTLHTNTAPSTVDRIIDQFPADRQEQIRMMLSESLKGVISQMLVKKIGGGRVPAQEVLLCTSSVANLIREGKTFQIPSIMQTSRGIGMQTLNDALLDLVKKKLCEPNDAYIKAIAKAEFKQMLERSGFKVDLPTS
- a CDS encoding NADase-type glycan-binding domain-containing protein → MSRRLAFLATLGLGSAALAANPITLQTLTPTSGTGAELLLDGNPATGWSPEGDPSEEGVLLRFEKPVPLDGVVLRTCTGAPELEAALYLNGAEAMSDEKVGAEEKTLKFARKELRSLFVRLHSTGDAKACLGEVKLLQGGKPLAVNAPRTVAGRLEASSVLSPADAYHPGFLFDGRLDFGWAEGSKGPGTGESFTLTLEAPVEVVALELWNGYQRSADHFQKNARAKTVALSVDGGAPVSLAVKDANGVQTLKLPAPMKGRVWKLAVEEVYPGKRYPDMVLSELRLVDAQGPLGVRTADAAERQRTLEAGLTGSPLEKVINHRWSGRCITNNDINDPRRFKLRTNNTFVYYDNNAAEETSVSEVLDGAWVVKNASGPWASVELFGRRHRSETNWDPYADSTTKDTVRIAGGKLEVARVADLGRQEFEKLVAQWSKGTQADKVRCVGEQGNTYDDLVKADAFVVRGTAVTDLFSAE